In the genome of Triticum urartu cultivar G1812 chromosome 5, Tu2.1, whole genome shotgun sequence, one region contains:
- the LOC125510283 gene encoding auxin-responsive protein SAUR36-like isoform X3: protein MIHPNKFAQLAKKFQRILPAGAGARRRQHASNTSDDECCSTAPSMVADEGHCVVYAADGERFEVPLAYLGTTVFTELLRMSEEEFGFTSGSDGGRITLPCDAMVMEYVLCLVRREASEEVERAFLSSIDGHCHSYNASCTVPSMALSHKFALCT, encoded by the coding sequence ATGATCCACCCAAATAAGTTTGCTCAGCTAGCCAAGAAGTTCCAGCGGATTTTACCTGCCGGAGCCGGTGCCCGCCGCCGGCAGCATGCCTCAAACACATCCGACGACGAATGCTGCAGCACAGCGCCGTCTATGGTTGCTGATGAGGGCCACTGTGTGGTGTACGCCGCCGACGGAGAACGGTTTGAGGTCCCTTTGGCGTACCTCGGGACGACGGTCTTCACCGAGCTCCTGAGGATGTCTGAGGAGGAGTTTGGCTTCACCAGCGGCAGCGATGGAGGCAGGATCACGCTGCCCTGCGATGCCATGGTGATGGAGTACGTCTTGTGCCTGGTCAGGAGAGAGGCCTCTGAGGAGGTTGAGAGGGCGTTCTTGAGCTCCATTGATGGGCACTGCCACAGCTACAATGCTAGCTGCACGGTGCCATCAATGGCACTCAGCCATAAATTTGCTCTTTGTACTTAG
- the LOC125510283 gene encoding uncharacterized protein LOC125510283 isoform X1, with protein sequence MPPQVEPPARAPSPASAKYDPAVTATTITSITDDLLREILVRLPSLPSLVRAALACRTFLRAVRLPAFRRRFRGLHPPQLLGYFTDPCRTAFPAFIPFRSRSDPDLAAAVRGSDFFFTRLSEDGDDSRWAFNGCCSGYVFLHNENTDQIAAYNPLTQVLHIFPYPPQEACDPYYLDFRIIFSEEDRRLFRVVCVRRRRRRRRTLARFSVFSSDSREWQCFSWVDTSMPQPGDDKSTAMPLNEFDRLVYWKHFSQPYIIVLDTGTLQLSRMDLPPPLQDMGSTEFKLGQTKDGRLSLVFIDHLLASKGMLAVWFRRADGDGVEKWMLHKIFALSEFVDFSMCSEEYHDVIVHPAEVIGDFLYLYLCYDGYTKCCCLSLCLETDKVNKFFDHSVHPYIMAWPPSLVCNKEDLETKVT encoded by the exons ATGCCCCCCCAAGTAGAGCCACCGGCGCGGGCGCCGTCGCCGGCATCGGCGAAGTATGATCCAGCGGTCACCGCCACCACCATCACTTCCATCACCGACGACCTCCTCCGCGAGATCCTCGTCCGCCTCCCCTCCCTCCCGAGCCTCGTCCGCGCCGCCCTCGCCTGCCGCACCTTCCTCCGTGCCGTCCGTTTGCCCGCCTTCCGCCGCCGCTTCCGGGGGCTCCACCCGCCACAACTCCTTGGCTACTTCACCGACCCCTGCCGCACCGCCTTCCCTGCCTTCATCCCCTTCCGAAGCCGCTCCGACCCCGACCTCGCCGCTGCTGTCCGCGGCTCCGATTTCTTCTTCACCCGCCTATCGGAGGACGGTGACGACAGTAGGTGGGCGTTCAACGGCTGCTGCTCCGGCTACGTCTTCCTCCACAACGAGAACACCGACCAGATCGCTGCTTACAACCCCCTCACGCAGGTGCTGCATATCTTCCCCTACCCGCCTCAGGAGGCCTGCGACCCCTACTATCTTGATTTCCGCATCATCTTCTCGGAAGAGGACCGGAGGTTGTTCCGTGTGGTATGTGTTCGTcgccggaggcggcggcggaggacgCTGGCCCGCTTCTCTGTCTTCTCATCGGACAGCAGGGAGTGGCAATGTTTCTCGTGGGTGGACACCTCGATGCCGCAGCCTGGGGATGATAAGTCCACTGCTATGCCGCTGAATGAATTTGATAGATTAGTTTACTGGAAACACTTTAGTCAACCATATATAATCGTCCTCGACACTGGGACGCTGCAGTTATCTCGAATGGATTTGCCGCCACCCTTGCAAGATATGGGCTCCACGGAATTTAAGCTTGGCCAGACCAAGGATGGGAGGCTATCTTTGGTTTTCATAGATCACCTTCTTGCAAGCAAAGGAATGCTCGCTGTTTGGTTTCGGAGAGCCGATGGTGATGGCGTTGAGAAATGGATGCTGCACAAGATTTTCGCACTGAGTGAATTTGTTGATTTCTCTATGTGTTCAGAAGAGTATCATGATGTCATTGTGCATCCTGCGGAGGTCATAGGTGATTTTCTGTACCTGTATCTTTGTTATGATGGGTATACCAAGTGCTGCTGCCTATCCTTGTGCCTGGAAACAGACAAGGTTAACAAGTTCTTTGATCATAGTGTCCATCCCTACATCATGGCGTGGCCACCTTCTTTGGTATGCAACAAG GAGGATTTGGAAACCAAAGTTACTTGA
- the LOC125510285 gene encoding auxin-responsive protein SAUR36-like encodes MIHPKKLAQLAKKFKRIAAGAGARRWQHASNTADDECCSTTSSMVADEGHCVVYAADGERFEVPLAYLGTTVFAELLRMSEEEFGFASGSDGGRIMMPCDATVMEYVLCLVRREASEEVERAFLSSIAEHCHNYSASCVAPSMGLNHQFALCT; translated from the coding sequence ATGATCCATCCAAAGAAGCTTGCTCAGCTGGCCAAGAAGTTCAAGCGGATAGCTGCCGGAGCCGGTGCCCGCCGCTGGCAGCATGCCTCAAACACCGCCGACGACGAATGCTGCAGCACAACGTCGTCTATGGTTGCTGATGAGGGCCACTGCGTAGTGTACGCCGCCGACGGAGAACGGTTCGAGGTCCCTTTGGCGTACCTTGGGACGACGGTCTTCGCTGAGCTCCTGAGGATGTCCGAGGAGGAGTTTGGCTTCGCCAGCGGCAGCGATGGAGGCAGGATCATGATGCCCTGCGATGCCACGGTGATGGAGTACGTCTTGTGCCTTGTCAGGAGAGAGGCCTCTGAGGAGGTTGAGAGGGCCTTCTTGAGCTCTATTGCTGAGCATTGCCACAACTACAGTGCTAGTTGTGTGGCGCCATCGATGGGACTCAACCATCAGTTTGCTCTTTGTACTTAG
- the LOC125510284 gene encoding auxin-responsive protein SAUR36-like: protein MHYPDPSLPSTINPWPAQHKLHLICKQHHTLQHTFRLSEPARNTSDSTMIHPKKLAQLAKKCQRMLAAGTDARHRQHASDMVDDDRCSTASSVVANEGHCMVYSTDGTRFEVPLAYLGTTVFSELLRMSEEEFGFASGSDGGRITLPCDTTVMEYVLCLIRREASEEVERAFLSSIAEHCHNYSASCVAPSMGLSHQFALCT from the coding sequence ATGCACTACCCTGATCCCTCTCTTCCTTCTACTATAAATCCATGGCCTGCTCAGCACAAACTTCATCTCATCTGTAAACAACATCACACTCTACAACACACTTTCAGACTTTCGGAGCCAGCCAGGAACACATCAGACTCTACCATGATCCATCCAAAGAAGCTTGCTCAGCTGGCCAAGAAGTGCCAGCGGATGTTGGCAGCCGGGACCGATGCTCGCCACCGGCAGCATGCCTCAGACATGGTCGACGATGATCGCTGCAGCACAGCGTCATCTGTGGTTGCCAATGAGGGCCATTGCATGGTGTACAGCACCGACGGAACACGGTTTGAGGTCCCTCTGGCGTACCTTGGGACAACGGTCTTCTCTGAGCTCCTGAGGATGTCTGAGGAGGAGTTTGGGTTCGCAAGCGGCAGCGATGGAGGCAGGATCACGCTGCCCTGTGACACCACGGTGATGGAGTACGTCTTGTGCCTTATCAGGAGAGAGGCCTCTGAGGAGGTTGAGAGGGCATTCTTGAGCTCTATTGCTGAGCATTGCCACAACTACAGTGCTAGTTGTGTGGCGCCATCGATGGGACTCAGCCATCAATTTGCTCTTTGTACTTAG
- the LOC125510283 gene encoding uncharacterized protein LOC125510283 isoform X2, which yields MPPQVEPPARAPSPASAKYDPAVTATTITSITDDLLREILVRLPSLPSLVRAALACRTFLRAVRLPAFRRRFRGLHPPQLLGYFTDPCRTAFPAFIPFRSRSDPDLAAAVRGSDFFFTRLSEDGDDSRWAFNGCCSGYVFLHNENTDQIAAYNPLTQVLHIFPYPPQEACDPYYLDFRIIFSEEDRRLFRVVCVRRRRRRRRTLARFSVFSSDSREWQCFSWVDTSMPQPGDDKSTAMPLNEFDRLVYWKHFSQPYIIVLDTGTLQLSRMDLPPPLQDMGSTEFKLGQTKDGRLSLVFIDHLLASKGMLAVWFRRADGDGVEKWMLHKIFALSEFVDFSMCSEEYHDVIVHPAEVIVSIPTSWRGHLLWYATRRIWKPKLLETMLRMMTLWAQKKLTLFLSQHCNHIKKL from the exons ATGCCCCCCCAAGTAGAGCCACCGGCGCGGGCGCCGTCGCCGGCATCGGCGAAGTATGATCCAGCGGTCACCGCCACCACCATCACTTCCATCACCGACGACCTCCTCCGCGAGATCCTCGTCCGCCTCCCCTCCCTCCCGAGCCTCGTCCGCGCCGCCCTCGCCTGCCGCACCTTCCTCCGTGCCGTCCGTTTGCCCGCCTTCCGCCGCCGCTTCCGGGGGCTCCACCCGCCACAACTCCTTGGCTACTTCACCGACCCCTGCCGCACCGCCTTCCCTGCCTTCATCCCCTTCCGAAGCCGCTCCGACCCCGACCTCGCCGCTGCTGTCCGCGGCTCCGATTTCTTCTTCACCCGCCTATCGGAGGACGGTGACGACAGTAGGTGGGCGTTCAACGGCTGCTGCTCCGGCTACGTCTTCCTCCACAACGAGAACACCGACCAGATCGCTGCTTACAACCCCCTCACGCAGGTGCTGCATATCTTCCCCTACCCGCCTCAGGAGGCCTGCGACCCCTACTATCTTGATTTCCGCATCATCTTCTCGGAAGAGGACCGGAGGTTGTTCCGTGTGGTATGTGTTCGTcgccggaggcggcggcggaggacgCTGGCCCGCTTCTCTGTCTTCTCATCGGACAGCAGGGAGTGGCAATGTTTCTCGTGGGTGGACACCTCGATGCCGCAGCCTGGGGATGATAAGTCCACTGCTATGCCGCTGAATGAATTTGATAGATTAGTTTACTGGAAACACTTTAGTCAACCATATATAATCGTCCTCGACACTGGGACGCTGCAGTTATCTCGAATGGATTTGCCGCCACCCTTGCAAGATATGGGCTCCACGGAATTTAAGCTTGGCCAGACCAAGGATGGGAGGCTATCTTTGGTTTTCATAGATCACCTTCTTGCAAGCAAAGGAATGCTCGCTGTTTGGTTTCGGAGAGCCGATGGTGATGGCGTTGAGAAATGGATGCTGCACAAGATTTTCGCACTGAGTGAATTTGTTGATTTCTCTATGTGTTCAGAAGAGTATCATGATGTCATTGTGCATCCTGCGGAGGTCATAG TGTCCATCCCTACATCATGGCGTGGCCACCTTCTTTGGTATGCAACAAG GAGGATTTGGAAACCAAAGTTACTTGAGACAATGTTGCGGATGATGACCCTGTGGGCACAGAAGAAACTCACTCTGTTCTTGTCACAGCATTGCAATCATATAAAGAAGCTCTGA
- the LOC125510282 gene encoding uncharacterized protein LOC125510282 yields MVSELGLAPPAKRPTPSPTTITAIGDDLLREIFLLLPSLPSLVRAALACRTFLDAVRSSPAFRRRFRALHPPQLLGFFIDSCRSNPFVPFRSRSDPDLAAAVRGADFLLTRLPEDSDSSPGWHIEACHGGCVVLVNLTTYQVAAYNPLTQALHLFPFPTTNEILVKGVPDFIFISDEDQEARMICVQHRNKPQQVPARLAVFSPATREWQILPWVETPQPSQPEDDGDIVPTFLPGTQLKGFVYRRHTSKAYVLVLNTATMQFSRVDLPPFLVEMDPTLFSLDLGHSKDGKLCLAVIEAETLIVWLWRADDDVVEKWMQEGTFPLSTFVDDAKISVEDYTTVQIEAVIEGFVYVSTKYDAYTESLHSLCLETAKLNKLFDNKYTNSARPYIMAWPPSLVGNEEDFENKVTGENVANDGPAGPEEAPSVLVTALRSYKEALINDDGAKVAEIELFLLSIEDEKKSLAAQLTTARDYILRISADIDGYRRRPERER; encoded by the exons ATGGTCTCAGAGCTAGGGTTAGCGCCGCCGGCGAAACGCCCGACACCGTCCCCCACCACAATTACCGCCATCGGAGACGACCTCCTCCGCGAGATCTTCCTCCTCCTTCCGTCCCTCCCGAGCCTCGTCCGCGCCGCCCTCGCCTGCCGCACCTTCCTCGACGCCGTCCGTTCGTCCCCCGCCTTCCGCCGCCGCTTCCGCGCGCTCCACCCGCCCCAGCTCCTCGGATTCTTCATCGACTCCTGCCGTAGCAATCCCTTCGTCCCGTTCCGCAGCCGCTCCGAcccggacctcgccgccgccgtccgcggCGCCGATTTCCTCCTCACCCGCCTCCCGGAGGACAGCGATTCCTCGCCCGGGTGGCACATAGAGGCCTGCCACGGCGGCTGCGTCGTCCTCGTCAACCTGACTACATACCAGGTCGCTGCTTACAACCCCCTCACGCAGGCACTGCATCTCTTCCCCTTTCCGACCACCAACGAGATCCTCGTCAAGGGCGTGCCTGATTTCATTTTCATATCCGACGAGGACCAGGAGGCCCGTATGATCTGTGTCCAACACCGGAACAAGCCGCAGCAAGTGCCGGCGCGTCTAGCTGTTTTCTCACCGGCCACCAGGGAGTGGCAGATCTTGCCGTGGGTGGAGACCCCCCAGCCATCTCAACCTGAGGACGATGGAGACATCGTTCCCACGTTTCTCCCTGGTACACAGCTGAAAGGATTCGTTTATCGGAGACACACGAGTAAGGCTTATGTACTTGTTCTCAACACTGCAACAATGCAATTCTCTAGAGTGGATTTGCCGCCATTCTTGGTAGAGATGGACCCTACGCTATTTAGTTTGGATTTGGGTCATAGCAAGGATGGAAAGCTCTGTCTGGCTGTCATAGAGGCAGAAACGCTTATTGTTTGGCTCTGGAGAGCTGATGATGATGTTGTTGAGAAATGGATGCAGGAAGGTACTTTTCCGCTGAGTACATTTGTTGATGACGCTAAGATTTCAGTAGAGGATTATACCACAGTGCAGATCGAGGCGGTCATCGAGGGCTTTGTGTACGTGTCTACTAAGTATGATGCGTACACCGAGTCCCTCCATTCCCTCTGCCTGGAAACAGCAAAGCTGAACAAGCTTTTTGATAATAAGTATACAAACTCTGCTCGTCCTTACATCATGGCGTGGCCTCCTTCTTTGGTAGGCAACGAG GAAGATTTCGAAAACAAAGTTACCGGAGAGAATGTGGCGAATGATGGTCCAGCGGGCCCAGAAGAAGCTCCCTCTGTTCTTGTCACAGCATTGCGGTCATATAAAGAAGCTCTTATTAATGATGATGGGGCAAAAGTTGCGGAGATAGAGTTATTTCTACTTTCTATTGAGGATGAGAAGAAGTCTCTAGCAGCACAGTTGACAACTGCAAGAGATTATATCTTGAGGATAAGTGCCGACATTGATGGCTACAGGAGAAGGCCAGAAAGAGAGAGGTGA
- the LOC125556528 gene encoding auxin-responsive protein SAUR36-like — MIHPKKLAQLAKKCQRMLVARAGARRRHHASDTADDECCITTSSVVADEGHCVVYAADGARFEVPLVYLGTTVFAELLRMSEEEFGFASGSDGGRITLPCDATVMEYVLCLVRREASEEVERAFLSSIAEHGHNYSASCVAPSMGLVLSHQFALCA, encoded by the coding sequence ATGATCCATCCAAAGAAACTTGCTCAGCTGGCCAAGAAGTGTCAGCGGATGTTGGTTGCCAGAGCCGGGGCCCGCCGCCGGCATCATGCCTCGGACACGGCCGACGATGAATGCTGCATCACAACGTCGTCTGTGGTTGCCGATGAGGGCCACTGCGTGGTGTATGCCGCCGACGGAGCACGGTTTGAGGTCCCTCTGGTGTACCTTGGGACGACGGTCTTCGCCGAGCTCCTGAGGATGTCCGAAGAGGAGTTTGGCTTTGCAAGCGGTAGCGATGGAGGCAGGATCACGCTGCCCTGCGATGCCACGGTGATGGAGTACGTCTTGTGCCTGGTCAGGAGAGAGGCCTCTGAGGAGGTCGAGAGGGCGTTCTTGAGCTCCATTGCTGAGCATGGCCACAACTACAGTGCTAGCTGTGTGGCGCCATCGATGGGACTAGTACTCAGCCATCAATTTGCTCTCTGTGCTTAG